CAGAGGCCAGGCCTCGCAAAGGTGACTGAGGCCCGCGGGCACAGCGTCCGCGGCAGACTCACCGGAGATGCGCCGGAAAGGCACCTCCGGGCAGCACGGCAGGCGGAAGGCGCAGGCCGTGTTCACCAGCTCGGCGAGGACGCTGGCCGTCCGCTCGTCGTTCTCCAGGTCGCCAGCCGACTGCAccgcggagggggaggggagggggggtctgagaCAGCGGCTCTTCCCTGCTCCGCCAACCCCCGCAGAAGAGCCGCTCGCTCGCCCTGTCGCCGAGCACCGCGGGGGGGACGTCACTGCGCCccggccccccccgcccccgcccccgcccccgccacgAGCCCCCTCCCGCCCTGTAGAGGAGGACTCACGGCCAGCACGGCCCCGTCGCAGATCACCAGGTAACCCGTCTGGTCGGGGACGCGCTCCAGGCCCTGCGTCAGCGCCGTCGTCTAGGGGGAGACGGGAGGGGGTCAGAAGCGGCGCCCCgcgaaggaagagggagggaggtagaCCGCCCCGCGCCCCGCGCCCTCACCATGTTGCCGCTCCCCTAGAGACCGGAGTCACGTGACGAGGAAGTGATGCGCGCCGCCACGCCCACTCGCGGGACTCCGCGGGGTCAGGGAGGGCTAGAGCGCCCGCCGTTTCCTGGGCCGTTTCCTGGGCCGCGACTTCCGTTTCCTGGGCCGCGACTCCCCTCGTGGCCATTGGCCCGCCCGGCGGCCTTCCGCCTCAGCGCCTCTGGAACACGAGGAAATCCGGGGGCTGGGGGCGGAAGCCGCGTCTGgccgcccccccccatcccgtaGCGACCCCCGAAGTATACCTGGACACTGGCCGGCGGCTGACCGCTCCTAGCCTCGCAGGAAGTCCTTCCGCGCAAGATTGTCACCAGGTCTAAAGAGAATGAAATCGCATCGAAGCCATACTGGGAAGGAAAGGAGCCCTTCCTCGCCCCTGTGGCTATCGAAAGAGCTGTCCTCGCCTGCTGCTCTGCAGTCAGAGTAGCTATTTACTAAGTAGCTACTTACAGAGTAGCTGTAAGTCTGAAAGGATaagcaaaacaagcaaaacaaaatcagagtccagtggcaccaacaaagatttattcaaggtgagagctttcaagtgcaagcacccttcctcagactataataAACCTTTTCCTCCGAAAGACCATACCTGTGTTTTGCTTTATTGGCCCCTCCTTTGTATTTTGGGCCTCAAGCATTCAAGTGCTGCTCCTCAGAACCAGGTCATGAAAGCCAGTTGACCCATGCTTtacagcagaggaaaggaagaaggttgTCACTGGCTGCAGTGACCGAATGGAATCTCCTCAGTCAGGCTCTCTGGATATCAGATGAAGACTGTGGCCTCCGTGGCACTTTAGAGGAATTGGTTGGTCACCATGTTGCCTAAATGGGCCCTCATTGGCctcttccagcagggctctcctgatgtcttagggcaggggtccccaatcttttggcacatgggggctgcgttagcatgcccagtgcctaaagagggtgTGTGATCAACTGATGTCTGACCTTGAAACATTAGACAACAGGGCTTGTACTTAACAATGTATCAGCGTACAGCTGCGCAAAAAGCAGCCTTATATGCTGCAATTGCACAATGGTAATTTTTATGTTTCAATAAAAACCAGGCTCTTGGGATCAGGGGAGTCGGCTGGACCAACTTTGTATTCGTGTATATCATTGCAACAATTGAATTCACTGTGAGTGGACATGGGAGGGAGTTATTCTGTAGGTGATGTCTATCAGTGTCAAATGGGAATCTCTGGATCCCAGCACAGGTGTGGAAGCAGCCGTGAGGGGAAGGACATGGCCTCCTTTATGCCTTGTTGGCTTTCTGTACCTTTTTATGGGCCTTTGCATGGAACAGGctggtggactggatggactcccATGGGTCTGATCTAACAGCACTTGTCACCTGGTGTCAGAAGACCAGAATTCCATGTTTGGGAGCTCTGGTGTCAGCTAAATGATGGAAGCTCTGAGAGCATCAACATAGTACAGCCATCAGGGCTGGACGATGATccaggagacctgagttcaaatccctgctctgccacagaagcttgttgTGTGCTCCACACTCAGCTACACACATCTGGAAGGGTTGTTGTCACGATTACATGAAAAGGagaatataagctgctttaggaccccattggggagaaagttagTATAAAAATAATTTGTGCCTGAGGTCCCACACCAGGAGCCCCTGAGGCATGAATGCCTTTGGTCAGGACcactcctgccctccccacttGACTATCTAGAGGCAGTGCTGAATCACGAGAGGAGGGCTTATTTAAAAGGACAACTGATAGACTGGCACTTCCCTAACCACTCtgcatccaaccccccccccccctccagcttggACACTGGTCCAAGAGCATTTCACCTCTCTTCCTTTGATTGCTGACTGGGTGTCAACCTACTGCTGACTTTGCAGGCATCTTTAACTAGAGGCTGAAGTATCCAGTATCCCACAAGCCCAGTCGCCAAGGAGGATGTGGACAAGACCTGGTGCAGTGCACAGCACTAAGACTGGCAAGGCCTTGTGAGGCTCCTGGCTACCTACCCTGTTGGAAGGGTGTGGACCTTAGCTATAGTGACTCTGCACATTGTCTTGATAGTCATTTCAAGTCATGCTTAGCCTTCGCATACAATGCATTTTGCAGGCTGAATCCTCCTACAAGAGTCCATGTCGCCAACTCTCCAGGTGCAAACCTGGTGTCCATGCATCTTTGTGTATTGCATATCACTTGCGAAGCAGCCCCAAGGTGCGCCCCAGAAACTGTATTGCAAGAGAGGGTTGGCTGGATGTTCTGGGCATAGGCTGAATTCATGGCTGGCACTGGCCTGGGAATCACTGGAGACAGGCCTTGTTGCCCCATGtaaatattattatattactagtatcaaaccccattttaaaaatgggctttgaaagtggTCCAACGGGtcaggggaaagctcccccccccacaagctgcTTCTCCAAGCCAGCCTACTGCTGGCCCACAAAGGCCAGCTGggttaaaagggggggggcatagcaGCGGCTCAGCTTTACCCTGAGAAGGGCTGCGAGGCTCCCTTGGCTGGTTTACTCTCAAGGAGGCTCCTTTTCTGGCTGGGACGTCCTTCGTGGCTGGGCAACCAGTGCTGGTTTGCCCTTTGCCCCTTCCtgtagggagaagggaaaggcccgcaatgagctgcaggggagggggggcagagaattGCCTTCCTTGCCCCTGCACCAAGCCCAGCGAGAGAGAGACGCACAAGCCATTTGCTCCTCGCAGGTGTGTTGCGCATTGCAATCCCTTCCGTGGAGGTCCATTTATCTGCATAAAAGGGCCTCGTGGGGCCATTTTGAAGGAAGTGCTggccatggccctgcagctgtctCACGTCCCGTCCCATTGGCTGTGGGAGGCAGGTGGATCCTGGACTGCTGCGGGCTGCCCAGGGTATGCGGGTCCGTCAAGCTGCGCTCTGTGAGGAGAGAGAGGCCTTCCTGATGCTTCCCAGGCTTGCCTGGCCAGGTGGATCCACTCCGAGGCCCCGCCTCCCATCCagctgcacagcagcagccatgctgccCCATGTGACCGGGTGCAGCGTGGGGGAAGGGTGCAAGCCATGGAAGTGTCCTCCTTGATGTCCAGGAACTGTATGGCAGCGAGGCTGAGCAAGCAGCTCGCGTGCGGCTTGCGGAGGTGGATTGGCCCACTGGAGTGGCGGAAGCACTGGCCGGACTGCAGGTTCTTGTCCCGGCCAGCGCCACCTAGGTAGCCCTTTCTTAAATATTAAGAAGAACCTGTGGTAAGGATTGTATACTATTGTAtattatttgtatactgcctccCTTGGATTCGCTGTCATGGGGTGGTCAAGATTATAATtcattacaatataaaatccattTGTAGTTTATGTTGTAAAATTGCATTTAAAATAGCTGTCAGCACCTTTCAGTTTGTTACCATGCAACAaggattgatttttataccccacttttcactgcccaaaggagtcccaaagcagattataggcgccttcccttcctctcccctcaacaatcTATGACGTTGGTAAGGCTTTTGTCAGGACTGCTCAGTTAGAGCCAAAGATCACACAACtagttgtatgtggaggagtggggaatcaaacccagctcaccagactagaagccactgctcttagccactatatgCTGGCTCTCTATAAGGAGTCGGAAGGGGGGTACAGCAGGTAGTCTAACTCAGCTTCTAACTGGCCTCAATTGTAGGCCCAactgaagagctccgtcttgcaggccctgcagaacttggacCATTCTATCAGGGATCTTGTTTCCTCAgggaggagccagggccaaaaaggtcctagctgtggtcaaggccaagcagacTTCTTGGCCTTGGCAGACAAGGATCCTCAGATGGTTGGTGTTACTTGACCAAAGTGTTCTATGgcgaacatattaagaaagacagtccctcaggtatgccaggTCCAGACCACAAGAGGCCTTACAGCAGGGATAgacaacctgtagtcctccagatgtccatagactacaattcccatgagcccctgccagcatttgatggcaggggctcatgggaattgtagtccatggacatctggaggaccataggttgactacccctgccttaaaggttagaaccaaaaagTTACACTGGATCTGGAACTTGACTGTGAGCtagtgcagctgctgccaaacaGGTCTGATGTGAACTATCCACACAACTCgtgtgagaaccctggcagctgcagtttgaaccagttgtagtttccagggcAGGATCAAGGGTTGAACCGCATTAAGAAGTTACAGTAATTGCATCTGGAggttaccattgcatggattacagtggctaggtgttctgggaccaggtagggtgctaagtagctttgcttggtgtgGGTGGAAAAACACCATCTGAGCTACTTTcatgttaaggaggcatcaaagatcactcccaggtCTCTGGCAATTGTGCTATGGTAAATAGTACCCCATCCAACCTGAGAAAGCGCACCTCCTGATCTGATCCATTTATTCCCCAGCCAGAGAATCTTCATCCTTGCAGGATTCTGTTTAAGGCAGCTTGCTTTAATCCACTCCATCGCTGCCTCCAGACACTGGACCAATGCAGAGAGGAGCAACCGGCTGACcatcagaagatagagctgggtgtcatcagtgtactggtggccATCCAGCCCAAAACTCAAGACTCACTGGGCTAGAGGTTGCATGAAGAAACTAAAAAATGTTGGGGAGAGAATGGCTAAGGTTCTGATGGAGGCTGGTGCTCCTGGGACTGCAGGAGGGCTGCAGCTGGTTAGCTGCCCTCTACCAAGGAGAACTGTAACAAGGTCACTCTCAGAGTTAAAAAAACAGTATGTGGGGGACTGAGTGCCAcgctccacttgatttcccaaCAGGCTCAGATCCCTTTCCCCAATCCCTGCTGAAGACTCCTCCGGGACAAGGAAAAGGTGTTCCCCACCTCCTCAAGAACACTTTTCCCCTTTCATGTCCCCCCACGGAGGTGTAGCCCCTCGAAAGACGCTCTAAGGCTTGGCCCCTTTGCCCGTGGCCATGAGGGCCCTCCTCCATCCAGGGGAGCATAAACTCCTATTTCCTACTCACCCCTTGGACAAAACACAGCATCTCAAAAAGGGCTTGTGGCTCATTCCCTCACCCTTGTGTTTCCTGGTGTTTGTATGCGTCTGCTGTGCTCAGCTGATTAttcaaataatttcaaatttAGTTGGATTATTTGGAATGGATTTTGACttcatgttgtttttaaaaatactacCCCTTTAGGTGTAAAAGGTcaatgtaaaggtatccctgtgcaagcaccgggtcatgtctgacccttggggtgacgccctctactgttttcatggcagactcaatagagttttgccagtgccttccccagtcattaccgttcacccccccagcaagctgggtactcattttaccaacctcggaaggatggaaggctgagtcaaccttgagccgactgctgggattgaactcccagcctcatgggcagtgctttcagactgcatgtctgctgccttaccactctgcgccacaagaggctctttaaggtCAGAGACAAACCCATTTTCTCTCTAAGCCCCTGATCCCTGCTTGATGAGGGTTTCTGCTAAGGGAAGGGCAAGAAAactgggggagggtgggtttcaCTCAGTAGGTTACCCCCTTTCACTTCAACTCCATCCTTCCCCAACCCACATACCCTgttttctccagtcctccaaagcgagcccctgcactatgctgtgGTACAGAGCCTGAGGctttgaagagggggggggggctgcatgggGCCTGCCTCTCCTGAGGCAGAGGGTGAGGGAAATCCTTTCGCTGCAGaccctccccatcttctctctACCCTCTTCCTGCCGGGGGTGGGGTTCATAGGAGAGGCAAGTCCTGTGAGAGGTAAGTTGAACTGTgctgcagaaggggaggggagacccccctcccctctgtgaaGCAGCCAGCTGGCACGGCCAAAGTCCCTTCTGAGCAACCTTTGCTTGGCTTTATCTCCAGGGCCTTATCAGGCATGGTTTCTTGGTATTTATAGTTGGAAAAAACAAGCACgtctatgtatgtgtgtgtgagcagAGGGAGTTTATTGGCACCATGACTGCTCAGATGGGATGGTGCTGGGCAAGAGAAGAGATATGATTATGAATGGGGCTGCCCCAACTGTCCTTCCAGATTGGTCAGGCTCCTCCACGAAAGGGGGAGGCAGACAGCAgcaagaggggtgtgtgtgtgtgtggagacgcAGAGCAGGGATCCTTAGGAGGAAGGGGCTCAGTCATCACATCAGTAATGGGTCTGCTGCAGAAAATCAGATGCCAAAAATGGTTAGTAAACAGGAAAGGTCTTCTGTGGAAGCAAGTGGGGCATGCTGCGAGGCAGGGGTGGGACGGGGAAGGCAGCCCTTTACACACATTTTCCCTCCTTGGACACAATGAGATTCATGccagatgctgggggggggggggactacagcTAGTGCTGCCCTTCCTTCAGTGGCACCCTCACTGTGTGTAGAGGTGACCCACCCCAGCACAGATTCAGTGAAGGAGAAAAGGCCTCTTAAGGCATGTCCCCACAACAACCCCAGGATTTAATTGCGCTTCTTTTCTGTCAGATCTGGAAGCAGAGGGGAAGAGCCTGGGGAGCTCTAAAGGGGATGGTAGCCATCACCATGCACTTTCTCCCAGGAAGAAAAGGCAGGCCttatcctcacccccccccacacacacacagcaaaaaaACAGAGCAGAGAATAACCTGTCCAAGGTTTGATGACCTGGCACACCCAAGCACGTGTGAAAACGAACTTCTCCTTGTGAGAGATTCTTCCTCACAGGCACAAGGCCAGCTGAGCCATCCCAGAACATTGGTTCGGAGGCCTCCCCCTACAGCTCTCGGGAAGCACATTGTTCAGAGGGGCAGGGTTCAGACACTCACCAGGGGCTTCTCTTTGTTGCAGGTCCCACACAGGCAGCCGAAGAGACCATTAACCACCTGGATGCCACACAGGGCCAGTTCCACGATGCTTGAGCCCATTATGATGGAGAAGAGGATCACGTTGAACTCTGTGACCCCCTCCGGCACCCGGCAGAGGTCCCAAAGGTCCTGTTTGAAGAGGTAACTTTCATTGCTGCTGACAGGAGGCAACAGAGACAAGACAAGGCTGTGACTTGTGGGttatgtcttggggggggggggttgctccttGCCCTTCCCCCCCAGACCCCACTGACCTGAAGCCTTGCTGGTCATTCCAGAAGGGGCGCTCCCAGTCAGACAAAGTCCCATTTTTCAGCTGGTACTTGCAGAGGGGCCCGCGCACAAGGCCCAGTGCTGAAGTACTCAGGGCATAGATGGAGCCTGCAAGCCCGATGGCCGCAGATACCACTGAAAAGAAcatctggcaggcaggcagggaggagcaggaaggaaaaagggaagtTAGCAATGAGCACCCAGTAGAGGTACTCAGAAGATTGCTGTCAGGAGGGGCACTTAGTTGGCccaagaaagaggggaggggaacagaAACCAGGTTCCAGAGTTTTGGTAACCATGGCTGTCTTGTTTTCTAGGCTGGGGGATAAGATGATGTGGTCTGCTCCCCCACCACCATGGGTAAGAATGAATAGGGACGCGGAGCAATCCAGAACTATAGAAACATGTGCTCCCAAGCTCACCCCACAGCGGTTCCCACAGCACCCATGGTGCCCAGTGGCCTGGATGTGGATAGCTGGCACCAGCACCTGGGGAGAGAGCCAGGATCAGTGATGGGGTAGAGGACCgcacaacattccccccccccctttccactcccttgcTTTCCCTCTCCCAGGCTCCAAAGCTGTATCCAGGTGTACCCCTCGTTGACAGTGCCTGGATCCCCTTTGGGGATAGAGCAGGCAAAACCTGCCCCTATCAGCATCTCAGGCCCCCCCTTACCCACAGGTCCCTCATGCTTTCGTGAGCCACTCCAGCACTCTTAATTTCCAACATACTTCAAACTGATCTCTAACAGGATAACATGTGgcagagactcccccccccactccttaccATGACTCCGCCTCCTATGATCCCCCCCAGGTAGAGGATTTCATGAGTCAGGTGCTCGCCCCTGTTCTGCACATACTCCGTCTTCCAGTCGGGAAAGGCCAGAAGGAGGTTGGCGACAATGCAAAGGAGGCCAAAGggccagagggcagctcccacCACTCGGGAACAGGTGCCTGTACACATGGCAAGGCAGAATGGGTACCTCTGGGCACAGAGCAGTTTATATGGAGCACACGGGGGCTGCTGCACCCAGGAGCCTGCCACTAGATCCCatcagcaggaggggggggtgcTGGGATTTTCCTGTTGATTAGGCTCATAAATGCCACCTTTGCCCCAGAGCCAGCAGACACCAGGTTGACAGATGGGACCTGGCTGGGGGCCAGAAACTGGCTGCTGCTATTGATCATGGGTGTGTACAAACCCTTCCCCACTCTTGGGGTCAGGAAAGAACAGTCACCTGCCTGTGTGAGTGAAGGGCAGCCACTGCTGGAGGCAATTTTTCAAAAGAGTATGTTCGGTTTAGAGGCTGCCTTGTTAAACAGCACTTCTGCCTCAGATGCTGAGGAGTCACCAACACTTTGTGAATGGCTCCGTTTCCCTCAACAGCTATTTTGTCGCTGTGCCCAAATTTCCACAGTGCCCCCAAAGGCTGGCAACTCCTGGTCCAATCCATGGGGATCCCTTCCTTGGAAAGTCAGGAGTCCTAGCTCTCTGCCACAAAACAAGCACAGCTGGTCCTTGGGAGTTTTTGATGGCTTTTTAATGGTGCTGTGCATCTCCAAAGCACAATGGGTGGCGGCTGGCATCATCTAGGTCGTCCCTGTGCCCAGCATGCCCTGCGTGCTCTCTGAAGACTCGGAATGGTGCCCCGTGCCCTGGCACAATGACATCAGCTATGCGCAAAGCGTACGTCCGGCTTGCTTCCTGCCGCACTGGGTCTTggctcagaggctgccactccccATCATCCCCCTCATGCTCGAAAAGGTCTCCGGCCAGCAACACGTGGCCCAGGCTGGTGTCCCGCACCAAGAGGCTGATGTCGTCCCCTgagtggccaggggtgggcacGACCTCCAAGTGTCCAGCGTGCAGCACGTAGGGGACGCCACGGCGCAGCCCGGTGGGGAGGTAGCGCCCGTCGGGGCGACAGAGGTCGGCGCCCACCACCAGGTCGGCCTGCGGAAAGAGGTTGAGGTTGCCAACGTGGTCCGAGTGGCCGTGGGTGCATACCACGTGGCGGACGTCCCCGGGGGAGACCCCCTGCTCCGCCAGCCCCGCCAGCAGACGCTCCCGGCCCCACGGCCCGCCGGTGTCCACCAGGGTCAGCTGCGGCCCCAGCACCAGCGAGACCGTCCCGTCCGCCCGCGTGCTGCCGTCCGCCAGGGCCGTGGCGTAACCCTCCTGCAGCACCCGCACCGCGTACGGGCGGCCGGCGATGAGCCGCGTCGAGAGGGGAGCCGTCCGCGCCGCCGCCGGGGCCTCCATGGGCAGCAGGGGACCGCCGGGCTGAGGCTGCCAACAGGCGCCAGCCGGGAGGGAGTCGCAGGGCGCGTGCGCATGCTGCCTCGTGGCCCTCGGCGGGCGGGGCCGCTCTAGGCGCGGCGCCTctcgctgggctgggctgggctgggctgcgctgcgctgcgcgggggggggggcggaggcaaGGTGGCGGCGGCCTGGCGGAGGCTGAGGCTGGGGCGGGGcggttgaggaggaggaggaggaaggctcgCCGGCCGGCCGGGCTCGCCTGGCGCGATGGCGGAGGAGAAGAAGGCGAAACTGAGCCACACGCAGCTGCCCACCGAGTCCATGAAGGGCATGGCCGAGTCGATGGGCATCGGGCAGGTGCCGGAGGAGACCTGCCAGCTGCTGGCCGACGAAGTCAGCTACCGCCTCAAGGAGATTGCCCAGGTGGGCGCGGCGCGGGGCGGGGcgcgggggggaggaggagggcgggggcTCGGTAGCCCCCCCCCGGAGGGGCACCCCCTCCCCGCGCTTCAGCGACGCCTCTGCGCCTCCCCGCAGGATGCCTTGAAGTTCATGCGGATGGGGAAGCGCCGGCACCTGACCACGGGCGACGTCGACTTTGCCCTGAAGCTGAAGAACGTCGAggtgagcgggggggggaggcggctcctcctcctcctcctcctcctcctcctcctcctcctcggttgCCCTGGGCATTCCCAGCAGCGGGAGCAGCATTCTCTGGCGTGCTGGGTGGCCCCCGCTGCCAAGTGgagggcctcgggggggggggaggggcactttcCCTTGGCTCTTGAGACGCCAGACCCAGTGGTTTTGCTGCACACGTGGCATCCATGAGGGGAGAGTTGGCGGTGCCCTTTCTGGCTCTTGAGCTGTGCTCTGCCTCTGCCGCAGCCGCTGTACGGATTCCACACCCAGGAGTTCATCCCGTTCCGCTATGCCAGCGGCGGGGGGCGCGAACTCTACTTCTATGAGGAGAAAGAGGTGGACCTGAGTGACGTCATCAACACTCCCCTCCCCCGGGTCCCTCTGGACGTCTGCCTCAAGGGTAAGCCCAGAGCTCGACATTGCTATCAGCCTGctcagcttccctccttcccatgaGATGTCTGTGGGGCTCTtacttgaa
The Paroedura picta isolate Pp20150507F chromosome 16, Ppicta_v3.0, whole genome shotgun sequence genome window above contains:
- the LAMTOR4 gene encoding ragulator complex protein LAMTOR4, whose protein sequence is MTTALTQGLERVPDQTGYLVICDGAVLASAGDLENDERTASVLAELVNTACAFRLPCCPEVPFRRISVVFGEHSFLATISGQKLFVVKRQNNVREPVMV
- the LOC143825837 gene encoding transmembrane 4 L6 family member 5-like isoform X1, which gives rise to MCTGTCSRVVGAALWPFGLLCIVANLLLAFPDWKTEYVQNRGEHLTHEILYLGGIIGGGVMVLVPAIHIQATGHHGCCGNRCGMFFSVVSAAIGLAGSIYALSTSALGLVRGPLCKYQLKNGTLSDWERPFWNDQQGFSSNESYLFKQDLWDLCRVPEGVTEFNVILFSIIMGSSIVELALCGIQVVNGLFGCLCGTCNKEKPLQTHY
- the LOC143825837 gene encoding transmembrane 4 L6 family member 5-like isoform X2, which gives rise to MCTGTCSRVVGAALWPFGLLCIVANLLLAFPDWKTEYVQNRGEHLTHEILYLGGIIGGGVMVLVPAIHIQATGHHGCCGNRCGMFFSVVSAAIGLAGSIYALSTSALGLVRGPLCKYQLKNGTLSDWERPFWNDQQGFSNESYLFKQDLWDLCRVPEGVTEFNVILFSIIMGSSIVELALCGIQVVNGLFGCLCGTCNKEKPLQTHY
- the MBLAC1 gene encoding metallo-beta-lactamase domain-containing protein 1; the encoded protein is MEAPAAARTAPLSTRLIAGRPYAVRVLQEGYATALADGSTRADGTVSLVLGPQLTLVDTGGPWGRERLLAGLAEQGVSPGDVRHVVCTHGHSDHVGNLNLFPQADLVVGADLCRPDGRYLPTGLRRGVPYVLHAGHLEVVPTPGHSGDDISLLVRDTSLGHVLLAGDLFEHEGDDGEWQPLSQDPVRQEASRTYALRIADVIVPGHGAPFRVFREHAGHAGHRDDLDDASRHPLCFGDAQHH